The following nucleotide sequence is from Novosphingobium sp. KA1.
TCCTTCGTGGTGTTGCCCCAGCTATAGGTCAGGAAGTAGCGTCCGCCGCGCTTGAACAGGAACGGGCCTTCGAAATAGTGCAGCGGGGTCACGTCCTGCGGCTCGCCGTCGAACGTCACCATGTCCGGCTTGAGGCGCACCACATAGCAGCGCCCGTTGACCCAGTTGAGCCCGGAGCCCCAGTAGAGATAGGCGGTGCCGTCATCGTCGATGAAGGCTTCGGCATCGATCATATGATAACCCGGCCGGTAATTGCCGGGGATCAGCGGGCGGCCATGATTGGCATCGCGCCATGGCCCGGCCGGGTGCTCTGCCACGCCAACCCAGACCTCGCTGCCGACCGAGACGTACATCCAGAACCGTCCGTCGCGCCCGCGCACGACCGAAGGCGCCCAGACTTTGCTCTTGTTGGAAGTGGCGCTGGTGGCCGCCAGCTTGGTCGGCCAGTTCGGCTCAGAGAAGGTCCAGTCGCGAAAATTGCGCGAACGCCAGAGGCCCAGCCGGTCGCCGCCCCAGGGATCCTCTGTGGCGAAGATGAACCACTCGCCCTCATACTGCACGATCGAGGGATCGGCGAAGTAGCCGGGCAGGATCGGATTGCGCGCGCCCGGATCGATCGCCACCGCTTCCTTTTGCGCTGCCCGGGCAGGAACGACGCCGCCAAGGAGCGCCGCACCCGTGAGGGAAAGTGCCGCTGCAAGACGGATCATCTCCTACATGGCCTCGCCGATGGCTTCGAGCGAGCGGCGCTTGGTCTCCGGGAAAAACACCAGCACAGCCACGAACTGCAATGCCATCATCCCCGCGAAAAGCCAGAACGGCAGGGCGCGGGCATGCGCGGCCATCAGCGGGAAGCCGAAAGCAATCACCGCATCCATGAACCAGTGAACCGAGGAACCGAGGCTCTGCCCGCGAGCACGCACGTCGGTGGGGAAGATCTCGCTGATGTAGACCCAGATCACCGCCCCTTGCGAAAAGGCGAAGAACGCGATGAAGCCGATCAGAAGATAGAGCAACCAGCTTTGCGGCGCACCGCCGCCGAAAATCACCGCGACCCCCGACAGTGCAGCGGTGAGGCCGACCGAGCCGATCAGCAACAGGGTCTTGCGACCGATCCGGTCGATCACTGTGAGTGCCAATGCGGTGAACAGCAAGTTGCAGGCGCCGATGACGATGGCCTGGCGGTCCGCCGAGACGCCGGAGAAACCCGCCGCAGCAAAGATGTC
It contains:
- a CDS encoding family 43 glycosylhydrolase, translating into MIRLAAALSLTGAALLGGVVPARAAQKEAVAIDPGARNPILPGYFADPSIVQYEGEWFIFATEDPWGGDRLGLWRSRNFRDWTFSEPNWPTKLAATSATSNKSKVWAPSVVRGRDGRFWMYVSVGSEVWVGVAEHPAGPWRDANHGRPLIPGNYRPGYHMIDAEAFIDDDGTAYLYWGSGLNWVNGRCYVVRLKPDMVTFDGEPQDVTPLHYFEGPFLFKRGGRYFLTYSWGNTTKDTYQVRYAVGSSPLGPFTEPEDAPILATDAARSVISPGHHAVFAAGGQDFILYHRQALPFPSADGKVRRQVAVDRLVVEGERLRAVRPTHDGPGIPGTAMRRRAGQPVRLSASAVLDAAHAAALAGDDNYATGWASPVQGSAWLQADAGRGRRIGASELRVADPVTPISLRLLASDDGRQWRTVREMKDLSGSPILLPSPGPARYLRIAFDGPAAILEWSFPR